In Carnobacteriaceae bacterium zg-84, the genomic window TCTTTTAGTTCTTCTGGTGCTATACTTTTCACAGTCGCTAATGTCCCAACAGGCATGAACATGGGTGTTGGAAACGTCCCGTGAGGTGTAATGATTTCTCCTAATCTAGCACCTGTATGTTTTTCTTTTTTTATTAAACGATATTTAATCGCTGGTTCACTCATTTTATCTCTTTCCTAACTCTTCTAATAATAATGTATTCACAATAGTCGGATTCGCTTTTCCTTTTGTTTGTTTCATAATTTGTCCAACAAGGAAGCCAACCGCTCTATCTTTACCATTTTTGAAGTCTTCAATAGATTGCGCATTGTTATCTAAAATACTTTGAATAACAGGACGCAATACTGATGGATCACTTAATTGTACTAAGCCATTTTGTTCCACAACTTCTTTGGCATTACCACCTTTTTCTGCAAGTAATTTAAAGACAGTTTTTCCTAATTTAGAAGAAATTGTACCATCTTCAATTAACTGAATCATTCCAGCTAAGTTTTGAGGAGTTAGTTGAATAGTTGACAATTCTAGTTTAGCAGTATTTAAATAAGCTGAAACATCTCCCATTAACCAGTTAGATGCTTGTTTTGGATCTGCACCTTCTTGCACAGTTGCTTCAAAGAAGTCTGACATTTCTTTTGTTAAAGTTAAGACCATTGCGTCATATTCAGGTAATCCATATTCAGCAACATATCTTTGACGTCGTTTTGCAGGCATTTCTGGGATGCTTTGGCGTACCGTTTCCACCCATTCATCTGAAATAGATAGATGTGGTAAATCTGGTTCTGGGAAGTAACGATAATCACTCGCTCCCTCTTTAACACGCATAAGCACCGTTTCTCCTGTTGCTTCATCGTAACGTCTTGTTTCTTGTTGAATAACACCACCAGAACGCAATACTTTTGCTTGACGTTTTTCTTCAAAAATTAGTCCTTTACGTACATTATTGAACGAATTTAAGTTTTTCAATTCTGTCTTTGTTCCAAACTCTTTTTGTCCGTAAGGTCGAATGGAAATATTCGCATCACATCTCATAGATCCTTCTTCCATTTTTACATCAGAAACACCGGTGTATAAAATAATTTGTCTTAATGC contains:
- the gatB gene encoding Asp-tRNA(Asn)/Glu-tRNA(Gln) amidotransferase subunit GatB, whose translation is MNFETVIGLEVHVELKTDSKMFSPTPAHFGAEPNTNTNVVDWGYPGVLPTLNKQAVEFGMRAALALNCQISQETKFDRKNYFYPDNPKAYQISQFDYPIGHDGWIEIDVKGEKKKIRIERLHLEEDAGKNTHGTDGYSYVDLNRQGVPLVEIVSEADLRSPEEAYAYLEALRQIILYTGVSDVKMEEGSMRCDANISIRPYGQKEFGTKTELKNLNSFNNVRKGLIFEEKRQAKVLRSGGVIQQETRRYDEATGETVLMRVKEGASDYRYFPEPDLPHLSISDEWVETVRQSIPEMPAKRRQRYVAEYGLPEYDAMVLTLTKEMSDFFEATVQEGADPKQASNWLMGDVSAYLNTAKLELSTIQLTPQNLAGMIQLIEDGTISSKLGKTVFKLLAEKGGNAKEVVEQNGLVQLSDPSVLRPVIQSILDNNAQSIEDFKNGKDRAVGFLVGQIMKQTKGKANPTIVNTLLLEELGKR